The nucleotide window CGACATGGGCTTTCGCATTCCCGAACGCATCCCCGACCTGTACCTCACGCAAATTCAGAAGCTTCAGCCGGGTACGGTCGTGCCGCAGGTGCTTCGCAGCAACAACGGCTTCCACGTCATCAAGCTGGTCGAAACCCGCAAGCAGGGCGGCGAGCAGGGCATGACGGTGCCGCAGATCCACGCGCGTCACATCCTCATTCGTGTGGGCGACGGTGTGTCGGAAGCCCAGGCACGCCAGAAGCTGCTCGACATCAAGGCACAGATCGAGGCAGGCAAGGGCGACTTCGCCGACTTCGCGCGTCAGTACTCTGTGGACGGTTCGGCGTCGCAAGGCGGCGATCTGGGCTGGATTTCCCCGGGGGAAACCGTGCCCGCGTTCGAGCGTGCCATGTCCGAACTCAAGGACGGCCAGATCAGCGATCCGGTGCGCTCCGAGTATGGCTATCACCTGATTCAGGTGCTGGGACATCGCGAGTCGCAGGTCTCCGGCGACCAGGAGCGCAACCTCGCCATGCAGGAACTGCGCGGCCGCAAGGCGGAGCAGCAGTATCGCGACTGGCTGCAACAACTGCGCGACAGCGCCTACGTCGACTATCGTCTGAACAACGCGCAGCAGTAAGCGCCGCGTGAGACGCATTCCGACACGACATTCTCTGCACGCATGACTACCGACCGGCCCTTCGTCCTCGCCATCACCACCGGTGAACCGGCGGGCGTTGGGCCGGAGTTGACGGTGCAGGCGCTCGTCAAGTGCCTGGCGCCGGCGACCACCGGCGGCATCGGCGCCGCCGCGGCGCTTCCCGAAGTCGACGCCTCCCTCCGCCCGCTCTCCCGATGTCGATTTGCCGTGATCGGCGACGCCTCGCTGTTGGCCTCGCGTGCGCAGGCCGTGGGTCTCGGCGACGCCTGGCAGGCGTTGCTCGCGGGCGATCGGGTACGTGTCGTGCACCATCCGCTGGCCGTCGCCGCGCAGGCGGGGCAGCTCGATGCCGCCAACGGTCGCTACGTGCTGGCGCTGCTCGACGATGCCATCGACGGCGCACTGGCGGGCACGTACGATGCCATCGTCACCGCGCCACTCCAAAAGAGCACCATCAACGATTGCGGCGTGGCTTTCACCGGGCATACCGAGTATCTCGCCGAGCGCACCGGCACACCCCGTGTCGTGATGATGCTCGCGGGCGGGGGGCTGCGCGTGGCGCTTGCCACGACGCACCTGCCGCTGGCGCAGGTGCCCGGTGCCATCCGTCGCGGCGATCTGCTCGAAACGCTGGTGATCCTCAACGCGGATCTGATGCGGCATTTCGGCGTGGCGCGACCGCGCATTCTCGTCACCGGCCTCAATCCGCACGCGGGTGAGTCGGGCTATCTGGGCCGCGAGGAAATCGACGTCATCACGCCGGCGCTCGACGATGCCCGCGCGGCCGGCATCGACGCCCGGGGGCCCTATCCGGCAGACACGCTGTTTCAGCCGAGACACCTCGAAGGCGCCGACGCCGTGCTGGCGATGTATCACGACCAGGGCCTGCCGGTGCTCAAGTACGCGAGCTTTGGCGCGGGCGTGAACATCACCCTGGGGCTGCCGATCATCCGGACATCCGTCGACCACGGCACGGCGCTCGACCTCGCGGGTACGGGCCGCGCCGAGAGCGGTAGTCTGCTCGAGGCCCTGCGCACCGCGGCGGCCATGGCGGGCAACGCCGCCGCACACGCAACATTGATCGCGGGCGTGGCCGGCGCACCGGACGCATCGCAACCGCGTTCATAAGGAATTTCACATGAGTAGCGCATCCAAGCGCACGGGCGTCCAACAGGGCCACGTGGCGCGCAAACGTTTCGGCCAGAACTTTCTCGTCGACATGGGCGTGATCGACGCGATCATCAGCGCCATTTCTCCGCGCACCGACGACCTGATGGTGGAAATCGGGCCGGGGCTGGGTGCGCTGACGACGCCGCTGACCGAGTGGCTCGCGCATTTGCACGTGGTCGAACTCGACCGCGATCTGGTGGCGCGCCTGACGCGCAAGTTCGGCGATCGCGTGAGCGTGCATGCGGGCGATGCGCTGGACTTCGACTTCGGGTCGCTGGTGCCTGCCGATCGCCGCGACGAGGCCCCGCTGCGCATTGTCGGCAACCTGCCGTACAACATCTCCAGCCCGCTGCTCTTTCACCTCATGCGCTACGCGGCCCAGGTGCGCGATCAGCACTTCATGCTGCAGAACGAGGTCGTGGAGCGCATGGTGGCCCCGGCGGGGTCGAGCAACTACAGCCGTCTGTCCGTCATGCTCCAGTACCGCTACTGGATGGACAAGGTGCTCGACGTGCCGCCGCAGGCGTTCAATCCGCCGCCGAAGGTCGACTCGGCCGTGGTGCGCATGATCCCGCGCGCGGTGGCCGATCTGCCGGAGGTCGATCTGGACGTGTTCGAAGCGGTCGTCGCTCAGGCGTTCTCGCAACGGCGCAAGATGCTGCGCAACACGCTGCACAGCTACCGTGACCGCGTCGACTTCGAGGCGATCGGCTTCGATCTCACGCGTCGCGCGGAAGATGTGCCGGTCGACGAATACGTTGCCCTGGCGCGCGCGATCAGCGCCGGCGGTTCACGAGGCTGATGCCCGCGAACACGAGCGCCACCGCGCCCGCAAAGCGCCAGCCGACCGATTCGCCCAGAATCAGCACGCCGAACGTCACGCCGAACAGCGGACTCAGGAACGAGAACGACGCGAGGCGGGCGGCGCTGTAGCGGGTCAGCATCCAGAACCAGATCAGATAGCTCGCGAACGCCACGCCCACGGATTGGTAAACGAGGCCGATCCATGCCGTGGCCGTCATCGCGCCGACGTGCGCGTGCCCCGTAAGCAGCGCCAGCGGGCACAGCAATACCGCCGACACCGCCAACTGATACAGCAGCGTCTTGGCCGGCGCGGCCGTCGCCAGACGCGAGGCGCGAACGATCACGGTCGTCATTCCCCAGAAAAATCCCGCGAGAATGCCGAGCAGGTCGCCCGGCCACGTCGTGGAGAGGTTGGCGCTGCTGCCGTCGGAAAACGCCACGACGATGCCGCAGAAGGCAACGGCCATGCCGAGCCATTGCAGCGGCCGAAGCCGCTCGCTCGGCACGGCCCAGTGCAGACCGATGGCGGTGAAGCACGGCGCCGAGTAGAGGAAGACCGCCATGCGCGAGGCCGTGGTGTACGTCAGTCCGACGAAGATGCAGTAGAACTCGACCGAGAACAACAGCCCGGTGAGAAGGCCGGCCGGCAACGTACCGTCGCCCGTGATCAGCTTCTGGCGGCGCCACAGCATCCACGCCCCCACGAGAATGGAGGCGATGAGCGAGCGCAGGCCCGCCTGAAGTACCGCCGGCACGGCCGGGATCGCGAGCTTGACGGCGACCTGCTGGCCACCCCAGACCATGCACAGGCCCAGCATGATGGCGAGCGCGCCGGCGTCGATCGGGCGAGGTGTGGTTTTCATAAAATTGGTTCGGATGACGATGCATCGTGGACATCGGCCCACGACGCGCATTGGCGCCTATTGTCCCCGATCCTGACACGTCGGGCGGGATTCCGGTGCGGGCAGCGTGGGTAATGTGACGGACATTGTTGCGTCATGCGGCACAATGTGTCCCCGTTTCGCGGGTTTATTGCGTGCATGCGCGCCGATACAATGCTCCGCGCGGGGGCTTCGTCTCCGCACTTCACCGCGACGACACGCCCCGGCACGCCGGTCAACGTGGGCGATTCGCATTCGCTTCGAACACCGCAGTATTCCGTATGTACAAGAAAGGCTCCGCCGTCGAATTGCAGTTTTCCCCGTCGCGACTCAACGATGGGGCGGGCGATCCCTACTGGGTCGATCTCACCCGGGAGGAAGCGCAGGCGTTGCTCGCCGCGCTGCAAACCCACCTCGATCGACCGCGGCAAGACGCCTCGGGCACCGAGTCGCCGTTGGTTTTCACGCTGCCCGACCCGGCGGGGGAGCACGCCCGCCCGCCCGCGAGCACGCCTGCGCCCGCGGCGCCGGCGCCGATGGCGTCACGCCAGTGGGTGTGTGTGATTTGCGGATGGATCTACGACGAGGCCGTCGGTTATCCGGAAGATGGCATTGCGCCGGGAACGCCTTGGGAAGACGTGCCGCAGGACTGGCGATGCCCGTTGTGCGACGTGGGCAAGGAAGACTTCGCGATGGTCGAGTTCTGAGGGCCGTGGCCCCCGGAACGGCCCGGCCCTTGCCGGGCCGGGTGATGTCTTACAGATCGCCTTTCGACGAGTGCTTCTGGATCAATTCGATCTTGTAGCCGTCCGGATCTTCCACGAAGGCGATCACCGTTGTGCCGCCCTTGACGGGGCCGGCCTCGCGCGTGACCTTGCCGCCCGCGGCGCGGATCGTGTCGCAAGCCTGATAGGCGTCGTCCACTTCGACGGCCAGATGCCCGAAGGCCGTGCCCATCTCGTACTTGTCCACGCCCCAGTTGTAGGTCAGCTCGAGCACGGTATTGCCCGACTCGGCGCCATAACCGACGAACGCCAGCGTGTACTTGTATTCGGGGTTCTCGCTCTGACGCAGCAGTTGCATGCCGAGCACGCGCGTGTAGAAGTCGATCGAGCGCTGCAGGTCGCCGACGCGCAGCATGGTATGGAGCATTCGCATGGTGTTTTCAGTGTGGGGACAACGAAAACCCGATTGTACCCGCGCTCACGGAAATGAGCAGGGTTCATGCTGCGTTGAGCCATTCTGACGGCCAGGCTATCC belongs to Pandoraea pnomenusa and includes:
- the pdxA gene encoding 4-hydroxythreonine-4-phosphate dehydrogenase PdxA codes for the protein MTTDRPFVLAITTGEPAGVGPELTVQALVKCLAPATTGGIGAAAALPEVDASLRPLSRCRFAVIGDASLLASRAQAVGLGDAWQALLAGDRVRVVHHPLAVAAQAGQLDAANGRYVLALLDDAIDGALAGTYDAIVTAPLQKSTINDCGVAFTGHTEYLAERTGTPRVVMMLAGGGLRVALATTHLPLAQVPGAIRRGDLLETLVILNADLMRHFGVARPRILVTGLNPHAGESGYLGREEIDVITPALDDARAAGIDARGPYPADTLFQPRHLEGADAVLAMYHDQGLPVLKYASFGAGVNITLGLPIIRTSVDHGTALDLAGTGRAESGSLLEALRTAAAMAGNAAAHATLIAGVAGAPDASQPRS
- the rsmA gene encoding 16S rRNA (adenine(1518)-N(6)/adenine(1519)-N(6))-dimethyltransferase RsmA codes for the protein MSSASKRTGVQQGHVARKRFGQNFLVDMGVIDAIISAISPRTDDLMVEIGPGLGALTTPLTEWLAHLHVVELDRDLVARLTRKFGDRVSVHAGDALDFDFGSLVPADRRDEAPLRIVGNLPYNISSPLLFHLMRYAAQVRDQHFMLQNEVVERMVAPAGSSNYSRLSVMLQYRYWMDKVLDVPPQAFNPPPKVDSAVVRMIPRAVADLPEVDLDVFEAVVAQAFSQRRKMLRNTLHSYRDRVDFEAIGFDLTRRAEDVPVDEYVALARAISAGGSRG
- a CDS encoding DMT family transporter, which gives rise to MKTTPRPIDAGALAIMLGLCMVWGGQQVAVKLAIPAVPAVLQAGLRSLIASILVGAWMLWRRQKLITGDGTLPAGLLTGLLFSVEFYCIFVGLTYTTASRMAVFLYSAPCFTAIGLHWAVPSERLRPLQWLGMAVAFCGIVVAFSDGSSANLSTTWPGDLLGILAGFFWGMTTVIVRASRLATAAPAKTLLYQLAVSAVLLCPLALLTGHAHVGAMTATAWIGLVYQSVGVAFASYLIWFWMLTRYSAARLASFSFLSPLFGVTFGVLILGESVGWRFAGAVALVFAGISLVNRRR
- a CDS encoding rubredoxin; protein product: MYKKGSAVELQFSPSRLNDGAGDPYWVDLTREEAQALLAALQTHLDRPRQDASGTESPLVFTLPDPAGEHARPPASTPAPAAPAPMASRQWVCVICGWIYDEAVGYPEDGIAPGTPWEDVPQDWRCPLCDVGKEDFAMVEF
- the gloA gene encoding lactoylglutathione lyase, with the translated sequence MRMLHTMLRVGDLQRSIDFYTRVLGMQLLRQSENPEYKYTLAFVGYGAESGNTVLELTYNWGVDKYEMGTAFGHLAVEVDDAYQACDTIRAAGGKVTREAGPVKGGTTVIAFVEDPDGYKIELIQKHSSKGDL